A part of bacterium genomic DNA contains:
- a CDS encoding lactoylglutathione lyase produces MKFLHTMVRVSDLDVSLDFYCNKLGLIEQRRIEIEAGRFTLVFLAAEDNPDVQLELTYNWDPEKLETGRSFGHLAYAVKDIYATCQRLADGGVTINRPPRDGYMAFVRSPDDVSIELLQEGGALAPQEPWASLPNVGNW; encoded by the coding sequence ATGAAATTTCTGCATACGATGGTTCGCGTGAGCGATCTGGATGTGTCGCTGGATTTCTATTGCAACAAGCTAGGCTTGATCGAACAGCGACGAATCGAAATCGAGGCAGGGCGTTTCACTCTCGTGTTCCTGGCGGCTGAGGACAATCCCGATGTACAACTGGAATTGACCTATAACTGGGATCCCGAGAAGCTGGAAACCGGTCGCAGCTTCGGGCACCTGGCGTACGCGGTGAAGGACATCTACGCCACGTGCCAGAGATTGGCGGATGGTGGCGTGACGATCAATCGACCGCCGCGCGATGGCTATATGGCATTTGTGCGCTCACCAGACGATGTCTCGATTGAACTCCTGCAGGAGGGAGGGGCACTGGCCCCGCAGGAACCCTGGGCGTCACTGCCCAATGTGGGCAATTGGTAG